The stretch of DNA GTTGCGGGCGTTGTTCTGGTCATGGTTTTTCTCCGCATTCAGGGGGGGGAGTTTGAGATTTACGAGAGGGCGGGGCATGCGGCAAACGTGTATTCGTTCACATCGGTGGCATTGCCGTTTGTGAAGAGCGCGGTGTTTGAACTGGGCTGGCTTTATTTTGTGCTCGCCCTGCTGGTTATCATCGGCACTTCCAACGCCGTCAACCTTACGGACGGCCTTGACGGCCTTGCCATAGGGTCGGTAATTATCTCGGTGGGGGCTTACTACATTCTGGCGTTTGTGGCGGGCAACGCGACTCTCGCAAGTTACCTGCACATTCCCTACGTGCGGAGCGCGGCGGAGTTCGCGGTGTTTCTCGCCGCGGTCGGCGGGGCGTGCCTCGGGTTTTTGTGGTATAACGCCTACCCGGCGCGCGTCTTTATGGGAGACAGCGGCTCTCTCGCGCTGGGGGCGTCCATAGGGCTTGCGGCGCTTGTTACCAAGCAGGAGTCGCTGCTTGTGCTGATAGGCGGCATATTTGTCGCCGAGACGCTTTCGGTTATCGCGCAGGTGGGTTTCTTCCGCCTGAAGGGCAGGCGGCTGTTCAGAATGTCTCCCCTGCACCATCATTTTGAGAAGGCGGGCTGGCATGAGTCGCAAGTGGTTATCCGCTTCTGGGTGCTGTCTTTTGTGCTGGCCCTTGTGGCACTTGCCACCCTTAAGGTCAGGTGACTGCGGCTGTGGGAGCACGGGATGACATGGCTGTCAGGGGCGGGCGGTTTCTGGTTGTCGGCCTCGGAAAAACCGGCGAGGCCGTAAGCCGTTTTCTTGCCCGCGGCGGCGCGCGCGTTACCGCCACGGACTTGAGGGGCCCGGAAGAGATTGCGTGCGCGGAAGAGTTGCGCGCCATGGGCGTGACCGTTGCCGCGGGCGGTCACCGTGAGGCCGATTTTGTTTCCGCTGACACCGTTATTCTGAGCCCCGGAGTTTCACCCGACATTGCGCCCGTCCGCGCCGCGCGCGCCGCCGGGGCCGAGGTAACGGGCGAGGCGGAGTTTTCATTCCGCCTGTCCGGGCTTCCCGTTGTCGCCGTTACGGGCTCAAACGGCAAGACCACCACCACCGGCCTCATAGCGGCCATCCTGCGGCGTTGCGGCCGCCGCCCTTTTGTGGGCGGAAACTTTGGCGACCCCTTCATCAGCGCGGTGGAAAACGAGCGGGATTACGACCTTGCGCTGCTGGAGATGAGCAGCTTTCAACTCAAGACCACCTCCGCCTTCAGCCCGTTTGTCGCGGTTGTTCTGAATGTGTCTCCCAACCACCTTGACATCCATCCCGACTACGCCGACTATGTGGCCTCCAAAAGGAAAATGTTCGCCAATCAGACTCCGGAGCAATGGGCGGTGGCAAACGGCCGGGACCGCGAGGCGGCGGCGATGCCGGAAGGTTCAAAGGCGCGGAAGGTGATTTTTGACCGCTCCGTTTCCGGCCCGCGCCCGGGGTTTGTGACCGCGCGCGGACGGACGGTGTTTTTCAACGGCGGGAGTTACGACCTGTCTGGCTCAAAACTTGAGGGGGCGCACAACCTTGAGAACTGCATGGCGGCGGTCGCCGTGGCGGCAATCCTCGGGTGCGACCCCGCGCTCACCGCGCTTGCCGTGAGGGAGTTCAGCCCGCCGCCGCACAGGATGGAGTTTGTGGGCGAGGCGGGAGGGGCGCGCG from Candidatus Dadabacteria bacterium encodes:
- the mraY gene encoding phospho-N-acetylmuramoyl-pentapeptide-transferase, encoding MLYLLHLLKDDIALLNVFKYVTFRSFGAGVFAFFLSVLLGGRAISFLNFSRIREKIRPDGPEGHMAKSGTPTMGGLFIVLAVALSTLLWGNPAEPVVMFSVVFISVFGLIGFADDRMKLYGSKGMRAGLKFLVQCVAGVVLVMVFLRIQGGEFEIYERAGHAANVYSFTSVALPFVKSAVFELGWLYFVLALLVIIGTSNAVNLTDGLDGLAIGSVIISVGAYYILAFVAGNATLASYLHIPYVRSAAEFAVFLAAVGGACLGFLWYNAYPARVFMGDSGSLALGASIGLAALVTKQESLLVLIGGIFVAETLSVIAQVGFFRLKGRRLFRMSPLHHHFEKAGWHESQVVIRFWVLSFVLALVALATLKVR
- the murD gene encoding UDP-N-acetylmuramoyl-L-alanine--D-glutamate ligase, which codes for MGARDDMAVRGGRFLVVGLGKTGEAVSRFLARGGARVTATDLRGPEEIACAEELRAMGVTVAAGGHREADFVSADTVILSPGVSPDIAPVRAARAAGAEVTGEAEFSFRLSGLPVVAVTGSNGKTTTTGLIAAILRRCGRRPFVGGNFGDPFISAVENERDYDLALLEMSSFQLKTTSAFSPFVAVVLNVSPNHLDIHPDYADYVASKRKMFANQTPEQWAVANGRDREAAAMPEGSKARKVIFDRSVSGPRPGFVTARGRTVFFNGGSYDLSGSKLEGAHNLENCMAAVAVAAILGCDPALTALAVREFSPPPHRMEFVGEAGGARVYDDSKATNPAATARALESLAAPVVLISGGRDKKTGYSGLRPLVENKVSSLVLFGESRAAMRAELGGLAKTFIANSLEEAVRRALADAEPGGSVLFSPACSSFDMFSSFEERGREFKRIVHALK